The Colletes latitarsis isolate SP2378_abdomen chromosome 1, iyColLati1, whole genome shotgun sequence genome has a segment encoding these proteins:
- the Fkbp12 gene encoding peptidyl-prolyl cis-trans isomerase Fkbp12 — translation MGVDVEVISPGDGQTYPKRGQTVIVHYTGTFLNGKKFDSSRDRGMPFKFRIGKGEVIKGWDQGVAQMCVGERAKLTCSPDFAYGLRGHPGVIPPDSVLIFDVELLKVET, via the exons ATGGGCGTGGATGTGGAAGTTATCTCTCCTGGAGACG GTCAGACATATCCGAAAAGGGGGCAGACTGTAATTGTCCATTATACAG GTACCTTCCTGAATGGGAAAAAATTCGACTCTAGCAGAGACCGTGGGATGCCATTTAAATTCAGAATAGGTAAAGGAGAAGTTATTAAAGGGTGGGACCAAGGTGTTGCTCAAATGTGTGTCGGAGAACGTGCTAAGTTAACTTGTTCACCAGACTTTGCCTATGGTCTCCGAGGACATCCTGGAGT TATTCCACCAGACAGTGTTCTTATCTTTGATGTGGAGTTGTTGAAGGTGGAGACTTGA